A window of the Fusarium fujikuroi IMI 58289 draft genome, chromosome FFUJ_chr09 genome harbors these coding sequences:
- a CDS encoding related to RNA polymerase II transcription factor, with product MAIPVGRTLFKKKEGILTLTSDHQLVTWTPNSGGPATVSLNINNITNLQQTPDSSPKVMLKIFERVGDAEPATYLFHFNTAEAKDEAKAVKDLLSSLLASTRGNDASVQKPSGASGGSSTPNPGTGSGSASMAFASAVNSQNASSSRWFDDSQLKNDIELQQSLMRKDTSLHQTYVEAMQTKPDSLSGAAFNSQFWSTRTNLLRAHAIEINQKKGAYNVLSTVKPKTVDGELKLNISVEQVQMIFAQHPLIKRVYNENVPKISEADFWSRFFLSRLSKKLRGERVAENDPNDPLFDKYDPAENTVAFQSKIMANQVPHFIDIEANEENQGGFKSGNAKDVEMRPRANIPIVKTLNSLSEKIMANVAPSDVNTDDPDGGYNTYVQLALRDLKGDAKEHRIMLNVKEQNKFFSKHDSAPSKQAAVFERQVPSEVLFEIVGDLETLESDGAGGINIQAAMGFDEESESDEDIPKRPHVGSRFALLAADKDIMKGVRQQRAQKYGHETDAAEPMGLPVEVSRKCSLTHATTIEFLHQFWNAFLSGDPDRAGELQYLAESLGRSLARINAVAEEADKEREEIIRNRKKEIRDHFQRTGKKIRWRSDNVGGGKAAVIALMQPTMNALEKAQADYSRALAAEGIQISTEA from the exons ATGGCGATCCCAGTGGGACGTACCCTTTTCAAAAAGAAGGAGGGCATTCTGACTCTCACAAGTGACCATCAGCTGGTCACTTGGACTCCTAATTCAGGAGGCCCTGCCACAGTCTCACTAAACATCAATAACATCACCA ACCTCCAGCAGACCCCAGATTCTTCACCAAAGGTTATGCTCAAAATCTTTGAAAGGGTTGGAGACGCAGAGCCTGCTACATATCTCTTTCACTTCAACACCGCCGAGGCCAAGGATGAGGCAAAGGCTGTCAAAGATCTGTTATCCAGCCTGTTAGCTTCTACGCGCGGCAACGATGCTTCTGTCCAAAAACCATCCGGCGCAAGCGGTGGCTCTTCAACGCCAAACCCAGGCACTGGTAGTGGTTCCGCATCCATGGCCTTCGCCAGCGCTGTTAACTCACAGAATGCTTCATCCTCGCGCTGGTTCGATGATTCACAGCTCAAGAACGACATCGAATTGCAACAGTCGCTGATGAGAAAAGACACAAGTCTGCATCAAACATACGTTGAAGCAATGCAGACCAAGCCCGACTCCTTGTCAGGAGCCGCCTTTAATTCACAGTTCTGGTCAACCCGGACAAATCTTCTCCGAGCCCATGCCATTGAAATAAACCAGAAGAAAGGAGCCTATAATGTTCTCTCAACTGTCAAACCCAAGACTGTTGATGGCGAACTAAAGTTGAATATCAGCGTAGAGCAGGTGCAGATGATATTCGCACAACATCCTCTGATCAAACGTGTATACAACGAGAATGTCCCCAAAATATCTGAAGCGGACTTCTGGTCCCGTTTCTTCCTCAGCAGACTTTCCAAAAAGCTACGCGGCGAGCGAGTCGCTGAGAACGACCCCAATGACCCTTTGTTCGACAAATATGACCCTGCTGAGAATACAGTTGCCTTTCAGAGCAAAATCATGGCAAACCAAGTACCGCATTTTATCGACATCGAGGCCAACGAAGAGAATCAAGGAGGCTTCAAAAGTGGAAACGCGAAGGATGTCGAGATGCGTCCTAGGGCCAATATACCAATTGTGAAGACCCTCAATAGTCTCAGTGAGAAGATCATGGCCAACGTTGCACCTTCTGATGTCAACACTGATGATCCCGATGGCGGTTACAACACTTATGTCCAGCTGGCTTTGCGTGATCTGAAGGGCGACGCGAAGGAGCATCGTATTATGCTCAACGTGAAAGAACAGAACAAGTTCTTTTCAAAACATGACTCTGCCCCCTCGAAACAAGCTGCGGTTTTCGAAAGACAAGTTCCTAGCGAAGTTCTGTTCGAGATAGTGGGAGACcttgagactcttgagagCGATGGTGCTGGCGGAATAAATATACAGGCAGCAATGGGatttgatgaagaaagcgAAAGTGACGAAGACATTCCCAAACGGCCACATGTTGGATCACGATTCGCTCTATTAGCTGCTGATAAGGACATCATGAAGGGCGTACGCCAGCAACGCGCTCAAAAATACGGCCACGAGACGGATGCCGCTGAGCCCATGGGACTCCCCGTTGAGGTTTCCCGCAAGTGCAGTCTTACCCACGCAACGACCATCGAGTTTCTGCATCAATTCTGGAACGCATTCCTCTCAGGAGACCCGGACCGCGCTGGTGAGTTACAGTACCTAGCCGAGTCTCTCGGCCGCTCACTGGCACGTATCAACGCCGTTGCAGAGGAAGCCGACAAGGAACGCGAGGAAATCATTCGCAACCGAAAGAAAGAGATCCGAGATCATTTCCAGCGGACCGGCAAGAAGATTAGATGGCGGTCAGACAATGTCGGAGGCGGCAAAGCTGCCGTGATTGCTTTGATGCAACCAACTATGAATGCTTTGGAGAAGGCTCAAGCCGACTACTCGAGGGCTCTCGCA
- a CDS encoding probable oxoglutarate dehydrogenase precursor — protein MLRNSLCRASSQLLRGARCSAASSTASISTLSARTSSWKLAASRRPLAVAARRNYATSATSAPPDPNDNFLSGSTASYIDEMYMQWRQDPESVHVSWQIYFKNMESGEMPISQAFQPPPNLVPNMTGGVPRLAGNLAMEDGSDVTNHLKVQLLVRAYQSRGHHTAKIDPLGIRGTNDAKGFSNIKPKELTLEHYGFTEKDMDTEYTLGPGILPRFKRDGREKMTLREIIDACERIYCGSFGVEFIHIPDRDKCDWLRERLEVPTPFKYSVDEKRRVLDRLIWSSSFESFLATKYPNDKRFGLEGCETLVPGMKALIDRSVDYGVKDIVIGMPHRGRLNVLSNVVRKPNESIFSEFAGTNGAEDEGSGDVKYHLGMNFERPTPSGKRVQLSLVANPSHLEAEDPVVLGKTRAIQHYNNDEKTHRTAMSVLLHGDAAFAAQGIVYECLGFHSLPAFSTGGTIHLVVNNQIGFTTDPRFARSTAYCTDIAKAIDAPVFHVNADDVEAVNFVCQLAADWRAEFQHDVVIDLNCYRKYGHNETDQPSFTQPLMYKRITEKEPQIDIYVNKLIEEGSFSKADVDEHKQWVWGMLEESFTKSKDYTPTSKEWTTSAWNGFKSPKELATEVLATNETSVKSTTLEHIGTVIGSTPEGFHVHRNLKRILANRTKSVVEGKNIDFPTAEALAFGSLVTEGYHVRVSGQDVERGTFSQRHAVFHDQETEDTYTPLQHLSQDQGKFVISNSSLSEFGALGFEYGYSLSSPHALVMWEAQFGDFANNAQCIIDQFIASGEVKWMQRTGLVMSLPHGYDGQGPEHSSGRLERYLQLSNEDPRDFPTGEKLVRQHQDCNMQIAYMTSPANLFHILRRQMHRQYRKPLVIFFSKSLLRHPLARSNIEEFTGENAGFQWIIPDPEHETGAIKAPEEIERVILCSGQVWAALHKHRSENNLDNVAITRIEQLNPFPWQQLKENLDQYPNAKTIVWCQEEPLNAGAWSFTQPRIETLLNNTEHHTRKHVMYAGRNPSASVATGLKQVHMKEERELLEMAFTVKQDKLKGE, from the exons ATGTTGAGGAATTCGCTCTGCAGAGCTAGCTCGCAGCTCCTTCGCGGTGCTCGATGCTCTGCTGCCTCGTCTACCGCCTCTATCTCGACCCTCTCGGCCCGTACATCATCATGGAAGCTCGCCGCCTCCCGTCGCCCTCTGGCCGTTGCTGCTCGTCGCAACTATGCGACCAGCGCAACTTCGGCGCCTCCCGATCCTAACGATAACTTCCTCTCCGGAAGCACCGCTAGCTACATCGATGAGATGTACATGCAGTGGAGGCAAGATCCTGAGAGTGTCCACGTCTCTTGGCAGATCTACTTCAAGAATATGGAGAGCGGCGAGATGCCCATCTCTCAAGCTTTCCAGCCTCCTCCTAACCTAGTCCCAAACATGACTGGTGGCGTCCCTCGCCTTGCTGGTAACCTGGCCATGGAGGATGGTTCCGATGTCACCAACCATCTCAAGGTTCAGCTTCTTGTCAGGGCTTACCAGTCTCGCGGTCATCATACTGCCAAGATTGATCCTCTCGGTATCCGAGGTACCAACGACGCCAAGggcttctccaacatcaagcccaaggaATTGACTCTCGAGCACTATGGTTTCACCGAGAAGGACATGGACACCGAGTACACCCTCGGCCCTGGTATCCTACCTCGCTTCAAGCGTGATGGCCGCGAGAAGATGACTCTCCGTGAGATTATCGATGCTTGCGAGAGAATCTACTGCGGTtcgtttggtgttgagtttATTCATATCCCTGACCGCGACAAGTGCGATTGGCTCCGTGAACGTCTTGAGGTCCCTACCCCTTTCAAGTATTCTGTCGATGAGAAGCGCCGTGTTCTTGACCGACTTATCTGGAGTTCTAGCTTCGAGTCTTTCCTGGCCACTAAGTACCCCAACGACAAGCGATTCGGTCTCGAGGGCTGTGAGACCCTTGTCCCTGGTATGAAGGCTCTCATTGACCGCAGTGTCGACTATGGTGTCAAGGACATCGTCATCGGTATGCCTCACCGTGGTCGTCTGAATGTTCTCTCCAACGTCGTCCGAAAGCCCAATGAGTCTATTTTCAGCGAGTTCGCTGGTACAAACGGTGCCGAGGATGAGGGATCTGGTGACGTCAAGTACCATCTCGGTATGAACTTTGAGCGTCCCACTCCCTCCGGCAAGCGTGTTCAGCTTTCTCTGGTCGCCAACCCTTCACatctcgaggctgaggatCCCGTCGTCTTGGGCAAGACCCGCGCTATCCAGCACTACAACAACGATGAGAAGACTCACCGCACCGCCATGAGTGTTCTCCTTCACGGTGATGCCGCCTTTGCTGCCCAGGGTATCGTCTACGAGTGTCTCGGCTTCCACTCTCTCCCCGCCTTTTCTACCGGTGGTACCATTCACCTCGTCGTCAATAACCAGATTGGTTTCACCACCGATCCTCGATTCGCCCGATCTACCGCCTACTGTACCGATATTGCCAAAGCTATCGACGCACCCGTTTTCCACGTTAACGCTGATGATGTCGAGGCTGTCAACTTTGTCTGTCAGCTTGCTGCCGATTGGCGCGCCGAGTTCCAGCACGATGTTGTCATTGACCTCAACTGCTACCGAAAGTACGGACACAACGAGACCGACCAGCCTTCCTTCACCCAACCGCTCATGTACAAGCGCATCACTGAGAAGGAGCCTCAAATCGACATCTAcgtcaacaagctcatcgagGAGGGCTCTTTCTCCAAGGCGGATGTCGACGAGCACAAGCAATGGGTCTGGGGCATGCTCGAGGAGAGCTtcaccaagtccaaggaCTACACTCCTACCTCCAAGGAGTGGACCACCTCTGCTTGGAACGGCTTTAAGTCTCCCAAGGAGCTGGCCACCGAAGTTTTGGCTACTAACGAGACAAGCGTCAAGAGCACTACACTCGAGCATATCGGTACCGTCATTGGAAGCACTCCCGAGGGTTTCCACGTTCACCGCAACTTGAAGCGCATTCTTGCCAACCGAACCAAGTCTGTTGTTGAGGGCAAGAACATCGACTTCCCTACTGCCGAGGCTCTGGCCTTTGGTTCTCTCGTTACTGAAGGTTACCACGTCCGTGTCTCCGGTCAGGATGTGGAGCGTGGCACCTTCTCTCAGCGACACGCTGTCTTCCACGACCAGGAGACCGAGGATACCTACACTCCCCTTCAGCACCTGAGTCAAGACCAGGGCAAGTTCGTCATCTCTAACTCTTCCCTCAGTGAGTTTGGTGCCTTGGGCTTTGAGTATGGTTACTCGCTGTCCTCGCCCCACGCCCTTGTCATGTGGGAGGCCCAGTTCGGTGACTTTGCCAACAACGCTCAATGTATCATCGACCAGTTTATCGCTTCTGGTGAGGTCAAGTGGATGCAGCGAACCGGCCTTGTCATGTCCCTGCCCCACGGTTACGATGGCCAGGGTCCCGAGCACTCTTCTGGACGTCTGGAGCGATACCTTCAGCTCAGCAATGAGGATCCCCGTGATTTCCCCACTGGTGAGAAGCTTGTCCGTCAACACCAGGACTGCAACATGCAGATCGCCTACATGACGTCTCCAGCCAACTTGTTCCATATTCTCCGCCGCCAGATGCACCGCCAGTACCGCAAGC ccctcgtcatcttcttctccaagtctcttctccGTCACCCTCTGGCTCGTAGTAACATTGAGGAGTTCACTGGCGAGAACGCTGGCTTTCAGTGGATTATCCCTGATCCTGAGCATGAGACTGGTGCCATCAAGGCTcctgaggagattgagcgcGTTATTCTCTGCAGCGGTCAGGTCTGGGCTGCCCTTCACAAGCACCGGTCCGAGAACAACTTGGACAATGTCGCCATCACTCGCATTGAGCAGCTTAACCCCTTCCCTTGGCAACAACTCAAGGAGAACCTTGACCAATACCCCAACGCCAAGACCATCGTCTGGTGTCAGGAGGAACCTCTTAACGCCGGTGCCTGGAGCTTCACTCAGCCCCGTATCGAGACTCTGCTCAACAACACTGAGCACCACACCCGCAAGCACGTCATGTACGCTGGCCGAAACCCCAGTGCTTCCGTCGCCACCGGCCTCAAGCAAGTTCACATGAAGGAGGAGCGCGAACTCCTCGAGATGGCTTTCACTGTTAAGCaggacaagctcaagggcgAGTAA
- a CDS encoding TAFII100-like protein, whose translation MAPTSASITALTPLKPDLHERAWASVPHPTLPLIATAHGKAVTVFSLSTASAHSVLTGGHTRSVRSVAWKPHLRPGNLCLVTGSFDSTAGIWRWEGQEQNDGGLEVEVTAQSVRRRNNDDSDDDGDSTSKEWEFTLVLEGHDSEIKSCAFSPSGSYLATCSRDKSVWIWEDIGGSEEDDEWETIAVLNEHEGDVKAVAWCPDVPGRNARRSYSADVLASASYDNTVRIWREDGDAEWVCVAVLEGHEGTVWGLQWEPRPREGDRFPRLLTFSADNTIRVWTLEQGDEAEENRTGGGAGALGGIPNTMRRSLREEWTCTSVLPKVHTRDIYSVTWSAQTGLVGSTGSDGIVALYAEDSEQHVTTSDTQDQTMGNTEESKQQQTNWRLLSSRPGAHGPFEVNHITWCRRYDAGSERRGEEEMLVTTGDDGIVRPWQVEIDAPR comes from the coding sequence ATGGCGCCGACTTCGGCCTCCATCACTGCCCTCACGCCCCTCAAACCTGACCTTCACGAACGCGCCTGGGCCTCGGTTCCTCACCCAACTCTTCCTCTGATCGCAACCGCTCACGGAAAGGCCGTCACTGTGTTTTCTCTCTCGACTGCTTCGGCCCACAGCGTCCTTACCGGAGGCCACACCCGCTCCGTCCGCTCCGTCGCATGGAAGCCCCATCTGCGCCCCGGCAACCTATGTCTCGTCACTGGCAGTTTTGACTCTACGGCTGGAATATGGCGCTGGGAGGGCCAAGAACAGAACGATGGAGGATTGGAGGTTGAGGTCACGGCGCAGAGCGTGCGGAGGAGAAACAATGATGAtagcgacgatgatggcgatTCTACCAGCAAAGAGTGGGAGTTTACGCTTGTGCTCGAGGGTCACGACTCGGAGATCAAGTCTTGCGCTTTCAGCCCCTCGGGTTCTTATCTCGCTACCTGCTCGCGCGACAAGTCAGTCTGGATATGGGAGGATATCGGCGGATctgaggaagatgacgagtGGGAGACTATCGCTGTGCTTAACGAACACGAGGGCGATGTCAAGGCTGTTGCTTGGTGTCCCGACGTCCCTGGCCGCAACGCTCGACGCAGCTACTCGGCCGACGTGCTAGCCAGTGCAAGTTATGACAATACAGTGCGCATCTggcgagaagatggcgatgcagAATGGGTTTGTGTTGCTGTTCTTGAGGGTCACGAGGGCACTGTCTGGGGGCTTCAATGGGAGCCACGACCCCGGGAGGGAGATCGCTTCCCGCGACTCTTGACATTTTCTGCCGATAACACTATCAGGGTGTGGACATTGGAGCAAGGCGATGAGGCGGAGGAGAATAGAACGGGAGGTGGTGCCGGTGCTCTTGGTGGAATCCCCAATACTATGCGGAGATCTCTACGAGAGGAGTGGACATGCACATCTGTCTTACCCAAGGTGCACACCCGCGATATCTATTCTGTGACATGGAGTGCACAGACAGGGCTCGTTGGGAGTACTGGCAGCGATGGGATCGTTGCGCTTTACGCCGAGGACTCGGAGCAACATGTCACGACATCCGACACCCAAGACCAAACCATGGGTAACACTGAGGAGAGCAAGCAACAGCAGACGAATTGGAGACTCCTATCTTCGCGACCCGGAGCTCATGGACCCTTTGAGGTTAATCATATTACTTGGTGCCGGAGATACGATGCCGGCTCGGAGCGGCGCGGGGAAGAGGAGATGCTAGTTACAACGGGCGATGACGGGATCGTACGGCCGTGGcaggttgagattgatgcGCCAAGGTAG
- a CDS encoding related to tetracycline resistance proteins produces MNPNSKSCQIEQSQQRNHDDDLEEKLGSVEAVQQPETRTNDSGESINELEHWNSPRVNLYRYYATNFSFLIMGMNDASLGALLPYIETYYGINYTTVSTLFLVPVAGYVVAALTNNWIHYTLGQRGVAVLGPLCRLIAYIPVALHPPFPALPCVMLFTGFGNGIQDSGYNAWIGNMHRANELLGFLHGAYGLGGTIGPLTASAMVTEGKLNWYTFYYIMIGLAVVELVVGTSAFWGATGQVYRQRVRYDEAKERATTRMALKKPITWIVAVFLLGYVATEVSLGGWIVTFMLRVRHAKPFLAGLTVTLFWLGLTLGRVVLGFVTERTGEKTAITVYLVLSIGLELLYWLVPNFVASVIFVMLLGFFLGPLFPAAMVAATKLLPADYHVSAIGFAAAVGGGGAAVGPFAVGAIAQKTGVQVLQPIIVGLLGAITLIWLLLPGGFRKGGLERAREQNLRPGGDVKEAWLWVKSKVA; encoded by the exons ATGAACCCGAACTCGAAATCTTGCCAGATAGAGCAAAGTCAACAACGAAATCATGACGACGACTTAGAAGAGAAGTTGGGCTCTGTGGAGGCCGTGCAGCAGCCCGAAACGAGAACCAACGACAGCGGAGAATCGATCAATGAGCTTGAGCATTGGAACAGCCCTCGAGTAAACTTGTATCGCTACTATGCCACTAATTTCTCATTTCTCATCATGGGCATGAATGACGCATCTCTAGGG GCTCTGCTGCCATAC ATCGAGACATACTATGGCATCAACTACACCACCGTCTCTACTCTCTTTCTCGTACCCGTAGCTGGTTATGTAGTCGCTGCACTCACCAATAACTGGATACACTACACCCTAGGCCAACGAGGCGTTGCAGTTCTTGGGCCTCTCTGTCGCCTCATCGCCTACATTCCTGTGGCACTCCACCCTCCATTTCCAGCGCTACCCTGTGTGATGCTGTTTACTGGTTTCGGTAACGGTATCCAAGATAGTGGCTACAATGCCTGGATTGGCAACATGCACAGAGCCAACGAGCTCTTGGGTTTCCTCCACGGTGCCTATGGCCTCGGCGGTACCATTGGCCCTCTGACCGCGTCTGCCATGGTAACTGAGGGAAAACTGAACTGGTACACCTTCTACTATATCATGATAGGACTTGCTGTGGTTGAACTTGTTGTCGGAACATCCGCGTTCTGGGGTGCAACCGGCCAAGTGTATCGACAGCGAGTTCGCTACGACGAAGCTAAAGAGCGTGCAACAACACGCATGGCACTCAAGAAGCCCATCACCTGGATAGTTGCCGTCTTCCTCCTGGGATATGTTGCGACTGAGGTCAGCTTGGGGGGTTGGATTGTCACTTTCATGCTTCGAGTACGACATGCCAAACCTTTTCTTGCTGGCTTGACAGTGACCCTGTTCTGGCTCGGGCTGACATTGGGTCGGGTTGTTTTGGGCTTCGTCACAGAGAGGACTGGTGAGAAGACGGCCATCACGGTCTATCTTGTGCTCTCCATAGGGTTGGAACTACTGTACTGGCTTGTCCCCAACTTTGTCGCCtctgtcatcttcgtcatgcTTCTTGGGTTCTTCCTGGGGCCTCTGTTCCCTGCTGCCATGGTTGCTGCCACCAAGTTACTTCCAGCTGATTATCACGTCAGTGCCATCGGGTTCGCGGCTGCGGTcggaggaggtggtgcaGCTGTGGGACCATTCGCAGTCGGTGCAATTGCGCAAAAGACCGGAGTTCAAGTTCTACAGCCTATAATAGTCGGGCTCCTTGGTGCTATCACTCTGATATGGCTTCTCCTTCCAGGAGGGTTCAGAAAGGGAGGTCTCGAAAGGGCAAGGGAGCAGAACTTGAGGCCTGGAGGTGATGTGAAGGAGGCTTGGTTGTGGGTCAAGTCAAAGGTGGCTTAG
- a CDS encoding related to phenol 2-monooxygenase, with amino-acid sequence MSQSQSDRSPYYDIVIVGAGPVGLMLATCLARWGYKIKHIDNRAEPTPTGRADGIQPRSLDLLRNMGLKSAIMAHHPARVYEVAFWDPASSGKGIARTGTWASCPDFIDARYPFTTLLHQGLIERVFISDLEKNGAQVQRPWTIKGFTSDEKSNPAYPVTVELEHVDGTAQETIHAKYLFGGEGARSFIRNQLGIAVHHKDPIAHVWGVMDGVVKTDFPDIKMKCTIHSEHGSIMVIPREDNMVRLYIQIASSTDPDWNPRRTATEEQVQESAKKILQPYSIEWERVEWYSVYPIGQGISERYTLDQRVFLGGDACHTHSPKAGQGMNTAFLDAQNLAWKIHAVESGFASREVLKTYETERKHVAESLLDFDNRYAKLFSQRPPAAAEVQAASANHGKNDVQDNEFINAFKESCEFTSGYGVYYKPNVFNWSPEHNAQSPLIHPKGTKLRTGRLLINSNVTRVVDANVVHLEQEVPLNGAFRLFVFAGVPSKTRQALKDFANHLGSQRSFYAAYQRPDLDKVSYHEKHLPHSRFFTISTIFSSKRPEIEISRDVPGVLARYRDHVYADDRSDARFPRAKAVAHAKMGLDEELGGVVVVRPDGYVAIVVSLVEGSGTVDALNEYFSTFCTKKLGPTLAQL; translated from the exons ATGTCTCAATCACAGTCCGATCGCTCCCCATACTATGACATCG TCATTGTTGGAGCTGGCCCGGTCGGCCTCATGCTCGCAACATGCCTTGCTCGCTGGGGTTACAAGATCAAGCATATCGATAACAGAGCTGAGCCTACCCCTACCGGTCGAGCCGATGGGATTCAACCACGCTCTCTGGACCTTCTTCGCAACATGGGTTTAAAGTCAGCAATCATGGCTCATCACCCAGCTCGCGTCTATGAAGTTGCGTTCTGGgatccagcttcttcaggaAAGGGTATCGCCCGGACTGGAACATGGGCCAGCTGCCCTGATTTTATCGACGCTCGATACCCTTTCACAACCTTGTTGCACCAAGGTCTGATCGAGCGTGTTTTTATCTCCGACCTCGAGAAAAATGGAGCACAAGTCCAACGGCCATGGACAATCAAGGGTTTTACATCCGATGAGAAGTCCAACCCCGCATACCCTGTCACTGTCGAATTGGAGCATGTCGATGGTACTGCCCAGGAGACCATTCACGCCAAGTATCTGTTTGGTGGCGAGGGTGCAAGGTCATTTATCCGCAACCAGCTTGGCATTGCCGTTCACCACAAGGATCCCATCGCCCATGTTTGGGGTGTCATGGACGGTGTCGTGAAAACCGACTTCCCTGATATCAAG ATGAAATGTACCATCCATAGTGAGCACGGCTCCATTATGGTCATTCCGCGAGAGGACAACATGGTTCGTCTTTATATCCAGATTGCATCGTCTACAGATCCCGATTGGAACCCCAGACGAACAGCCACCGAGGAGCAAGTGCAAGAATCGGCAAAGAAGATCTTGCAGCCTTACTCTATTGAGTGGGAGCGCGTCGAGTGGTACTCTGTCTATCCTATCGGACAAGGCATTTCAGAACGATACACACTGGACCAGCGAGTCTTCCTTGGTGGAGATGCTTGCCATACACATAGT CCAAAGGCCGGTCAGGGAATGAACACAGCATTTCTTGATGCCCAGAACCTTGCTTGGAAGATCCACGCCGTTGAATCCGGTTTCGCCAGCAGGGAAGTCCTCAAGACATACGAAACGGAACGCAAGCATGTCGCTGAGTCTCTCCTCGATTTTGATAACCGATATGCGAAGCTTTTCTCTCAGCGACCACCCGCAGCTGCTGAGGTCCAAGCAGCGTCAGCCAACCATGGAAAGAACGATGTTCAAGATAACGAGTTCATCAATGCTTTCAAGGAGTCGTGCGAGTTTACCAGCGGTTACGGTGTTTACTACAAGCCAAACGTCTTCAACTGGTCACCAGAACATAATGCACAATCTCCACTGATTCACCCCAAGGGGACTAAGCTACGAACCGGCCGCCTTCTTATCAACTCGAATGTAACGAGAGTAGTTGACGCCAACGTTGTGCATTTGGAGCAGGAAGTACCTTTAAACGGCGCGTTCCGATTGTTTGTTTTTGCAGGTGTCCCATCAAAGACCCGCCAGGCTTTGAAAGATTTCGCCAATCATCTCGGTAGCCAGCGGTCGTTCTACGCAGCTTATCAGCGGCCCGATCTCGACAAGGTATCATACCATGAGAAGCACCTCCCACACAGCCGATTCTTTACTATCTCCACGATTTTTTCGTCCAAGAGACCTGAAATCGAAATCTCTCGCGATGTGCCTGGAGTGCTTGCCCGATATAGGGACCATGTTTACGCTGATGACCGGTCCGATGCACGATTCCCTCGGGCGAAGGCTGTAGCCCATGCCAAAATGGGTCTTgatgaagagcttggtgGAGTGGTCGTTGTCAGACCTGACGGATACGTAGCAATCGTGGTCAGCCTTGTAGAAGGTAGCGGAACAGTGGATGCTTTGAACGAGTATTTCTCTACCTTTTGCACAAAGAAGTTGGGTCCTACTTTGGCACAGCTGTAA